In the genome of Taurinivorans muris, one region contains:
- a CDS encoding ACP S-malonyltransferase, whose amino-acid sequence MSVAILFPGQGSQKFGMGKRLSEKRSDIMDLWIKAEKISGVPLREIYWESNDNDLMANTRNLQPAITVVNLALWLYTKDYIKPNCTAGHSLGEFSALAAAKVLSLDDVLQAVSLRGRLMAEADPEGIGSMYAVLRLNAEQVETLCKDVSDNSGKMVRLANRNTPGQFAISGHKQALEEVVEKAQALGGKCIPLAVSGAFHTPLMAEASAEFSKYLSSIDFHDAEFPVYCNINGEPLSEAEKLRSAIKKQMTSSVYWIETICSQYENGVRKWFEFGPQGILTRMMRQIIKVNEGADSCFETIHIPNLEEADNYISNNC is encoded by the coding sequence ATGAGTGTTGCTATATTATTTCCGGGACAAGGTTCTCAAAAATTCGGAATGGGCAAACGCCTTTCCGAGAAACGTTCCGATATTATGGATTTGTGGATTAAGGCGGAAAAAATAAGCGGTGTGCCTTTGCGTGAAATTTATTGGGAAAGCAATGACAATGATTTAATGGCGAATACCCGCAATCTGCAGCCTGCCATTACTGTTGTGAACTTGGCTTTATGGCTTTATACGAAAGATTATATCAAGCCTAACTGCACAGCCGGGCACAGCCTTGGGGAATTCAGCGCGTTGGCTGCCGCAAAGGTATTGAGCCTTGATGATGTTTTGCAGGCTGTTTCTTTGCGCGGTCGTTTAATGGCTGAAGCAGATCCCGAGGGAATCGGCTCCATGTACGCTGTTTTGCGTTTAAATGCGGAACAGGTTGAAACGCTCTGCAAAGACGTTTCCGATAATTCCGGCAAAATGGTGCGGCTTGCCAATAGGAATACCCCCGGACAATTCGCTATCAGCGGACATAAGCAGGCGCTTGAAGAAGTTGTTGAAAAAGCCCAAGCGCTCGGCGGAAAATGTATTCCCCTTGCTGTGAGCGGCGCTTTCCATACGCCTTTGATGGCTGAAGCTTCTGCCGAATTTTCAAAATATTTGAGTTCCATTGATTTTCATGACGCGGAATTTCCTGTTTATTGCAATATCAACGGGGAACCGTTGTCAGAAGCTGAAAAGCTCCGGTCTGCAATAAAAAAACAGATGACTTCTTCCGTGTATTGGATTGAAACCATTTGCAGTCAATATGAAAATGGCGTTCGGAAATGGTTTGAATTCGGTCCTCAGGGAATTTTAACCCGTATGATGCGGCAAATCATCAAAGTGAACGAGGGGGCGGACAGTTGTTTTGAAACAATTCATATCCCGAACCTTGAAGAAGCCGATAATTATATCAGCAATAATTGTTAA